The genome window GTCTCTGTCACAGGCAGCCATAAAAACTGTACCCCATCAGTAGAGAGGGAAAGGATTTATAGTGCACGCTTCCTcatcctgaaaagaaaacaaaggagactCCTCCTGAGATTAATAAAAATGACCCTTCAGTGAGGACTGGAAGTTCTGAGTAATGACCTAGCACAGGCCATCTCTTCTATTCAAAAAAAGGAATTGGTTCATGCCCCTGAATTTTCTAGGAAGACTTTTTCTATGAGAGTTttgtaaatgaaacatttctgcttcCCAGTGGGTCAGCTCCACTATCAATACAGTCTTCTAATTCAGACTTTTTAGAGTACCAGAGATCTTTGAAAGAATAGCAGCAGTTGCAGCAGTCGTCACAAGATGAAATGGGGTATTCTCGTCACCATATGTTGATGACTTATATAAAGAGATTGTCAAGAAACCAAATTGCTGCAGACACACTATAGCTCTTCAAAAGTCTAGGTATTTTGTACTTTCCCTTTCTGTGCTCAATTCTTAGAGAAAACTGACAATTTTGGATTACGTGTCAGTGAAGGTGTGCTTACCTCAAGACAGCGCTCTCAGGTTTGTCCTTTAATCTAGTCTTATCCTGACACCACTGCTGGCTCACTCACTCATTTGACATATGACTCAGAGCATCTACTTTATTTCTTATACCAGATTATGACTCTAGTATTTCTagttgttttcaaataatttaattctcaTGGAGGAAGACAATTCACAAGGAGGTTAAGCACCCCCTGCTGAACTGTCAGAATCTGTCCAGGATTTGTCCAATATCTCTACTTAAAAACACAGTGCTTTGAGGAGCTGTGAAAATGGATGGAAGCTGTGACAGTTCACTATGCAGTTACACAATTGGAGACTACCTCTGTTAACAGAGGTCAAGCTCAGGGCTTTCTTGAGGAGTAGCTCCTACCTCCTGTACACGGAATTACATGGAAGAGCACAGGGCAATGCAGAATATGAATGCGCCGTATGGAACTGAGATGGAACTAACTgcttacatatgtatatatatttatatgtgtgtgtgcagaaCATTTAGGAAGgattaaaataaactgtttttcagtAACTGTATGTATGTAAGCCCCTCCAGACATAAATTATGCATCTTGAACAGTGGCTGCTAAGCACACAGCTCTCTCTGTAAAGGTACTAAAGAAATTATGTCATGGTAACAGCGGTAGCCTAGTAATTTCTGGAGCTGTCATATGCACAAAATGCATAATCAGAGAACCAAGGTAGAAGTGAAACAATACAATGAATTCAGTATAGAAGTAAAGACTGGCATTCTTATAACCATAAATATCAAACAAAAATCAGTTCTATGCAAACATAGGTCCCATAACTGGAAACCATTGGGAGTGTAAATTTATGATACTGAATTACTAAACACTGGGTTGTTTGGAGTTTATTTTGGAATGAATGGTCTGTACTTCCTCAAGATACTTTGTTCTGCATCAAGTTCCTATCAGACTACGGTTTCTGTAGGATTAATGTTCCCTCTTATTTTATCAGACGTGTTCAGATCTAACTGCATGTCATTGCCCCCCACACCTGCATCACCAAAGGGTTATAGCCCCCCACACTCTGGAACCATAAGCATTTTAGGGCATGTGCTATCCAGCATGGCACACACACTGGAGACAGGGCCCTGACCACAGCTGCTGGTATCTTCCTTAGTTCAAACAACAAATAATCCTGACATACAGAGGCTCCTAATCAATGGATTTCAAACCTGCTAATCTTTTTGTACATGCAGCACCAGTCACTTTACAGCATGAGTTGAAGTGGCTGTATGACTTTTCCATTGTAATAACGACAATCACCCTCAGAAGCGAATGGACTCTGAGAACTTTTCGGAAAAACTGAAGTGACTTGACGTCATccaaaacagctgcttttttgCCACAGTGCAACCTTGGGCTGTCACTAAATGATGATCTGtcaatttttctgcctttgttctCTGCTTCTCATTCAACTATAATGAGACAGACCATTTTTCAGGCTTTCTTGGTTAGACATCTGGACTGACTAGACCATTTTTCTGATAGAATAAAATGCTACTGCACCTCTCACACAGAAAAACACTGAATATCATTATGGTAGAAAATGGAATATGATAAACTGGAAAAGTGAAGTTCATTATAAACTTCATAATATAAAATGATCTCATGATCTAAAGTGAGAGACGCAAGGGTAGTGCTGAGAACTGCTTTTTTTAGGAGCGTATAGTGAGTGAAGAAGAGCACGTTGTTGTTAGGAGTATTTCCTCTGTTGTGTTCGTATACTAAGGTCCTGAACAAAGGAAAAGGACAGGTTAACAGCTTATTTTTTGGCAAGCAAGGAAGTCACAAATTCAGGAttattgtttttttggtttgctgaTCTGGATGAATGGCAATGTTTAATTTGTACTTAGTCCTGCATGCTGCTGTATGTCTTTTGGAGACATATTTGGAGAGGGATATTAACACTATGGAGACTGTGGAGTAATTTGAACAAAGTGTTTCAGATGAGCCTGGGCAGACAAGCACCTAAATCTACAACAAAGTTAAAGAAAATCGATTATTTGGGAGGGATGGAATGGGGGAGAATAAACTAGGACAAGGATGGTGATTGTTGCATTGACTGCAAATTAATGATGTCCATTATCACAACAGCAATTGCCTAAGAGATCAGGTGTAAACAGTTAAGTGCTTAAAACTCCTGTGTTCCTCTTGCCATTTCAATGGAAAACATTCCACTTCTGCACATTTACAGCATCTTCAAGTAAGTGTAAATTTATCATTTGCCAGTAGAATATACATATTCTGTGCTTTTCAGTGCCCAGACTGACTAAAGAGTTCTCCTGCTCCTCTAACTAAAAGATATGAGGAAAAGAGGCAAGCTACAGTAACTCCTGCTCTCCACAAAAGCTCCTTGATTTAAAAACTCCTTTCACCTCAAGTgagaaaggttaaaaataaattagaaagatTACAAGATGATCAGCACTCCAAAATAGAAGGCTAGATGAAAATGTATTAGACCAGTTTTCCACTGACCAGTGTTTCCATTTGCATGTCACATTTGGGTTGCAAACGGCTTGGGCTAATGGTCTCAAAAGGTAGTGATCAATGTACTGAATACTGGGCAACAGTGCAGCTGATAGCTGGGAGCAAACGGAGTACCCTGGGGTCTTTACTGGGAATAATTGTTTTGTATCTCCATCACTAACAGGGATGTTAATACGGAATGCAGCATCCACAAATCTGCAGATCGTAGTAAGCTGAGGGGGTGAATGGTGGACATACTAAACCGCAGAGCTTTGATCCAGAGGGACGTTGGGAGACATGACTATTGGGCCAACAGAAAGTTTATGAAGGTGAACAAAAAGCACAAAGCTCCCTGCATGGCCTGGAATAGCCCCCTGCATCAGTACACAACTGGCACTGACTGCCTGAGTagcagctttgctgaaaaggGCAGGCACTCAGCTGCATTAGGAGAAGCACAACTGACAGACTGAAGTAGGTTATTATCCCCCTCTACTTGGTATGGGTGAGGCTGTACCTGGAACAGTGTTCAACTTTGAGCCCCTGTAGTTCAAGAAGGATGTGAAGAAACTGAAGATGGTTCATCCAAGGGCTGTCACGATGGGCAGACACTTAGGTTACATACCCAAACCACAATCTGTGACTGCTGCTTCTTCTTACATTCCTTGACAATACCAAGAGAAGCTTGGATCTGTAACCTTTGTACCTTCTCTTTCATTAGCTATTAGATTAGATTCATCTGCTATTAGATCACCCCTTAGCCTTGTCTTCAACAAAGTTTACCAGTCCAGCTCTCTCTACCTCTCCTGTAGGGCATGTAACCTAGTCTTGGGGGATTCAgattaggaaaaactttttaaCTAGAAAAGCAATGCAGAATGGGTTATCCAGGGAAGATTTGTAATCTCCAttcttggaagttttcaagacttGACTAGGCAACACCACATCTGATCAACCCAATACTGGTGGCAATCCCACTCCAAGAAGAAGCTGGATGAGATGACTTCCAAAAGTCAAATCCAACCAACATTTCTGTGACTCTGAATAGAAGCTTGACTAAAAAATTGACTCTCGATTGACTAAGACATCCCACTGATTCATTACTTCTTCTTTGAACTTGTTTGTATAAGCACAAAGAATAATAACTTATTTGGtctatgtttttttctgtgaagtaaCATTACACATAGATATCTTAAGTTCTGTACTGCAGAACTAGTAACCTCCTACCATGTGGATCTTTGCTATCTGCAACAGACATCACCTTTACTTCATCTAAAACCAGTGCCAATTCTCCTCTGTATTCCTACATAGATTAGGGAAGCATGTGAAGGTTATGATAGCCAGGTCTGTATTAATATATCTTCATATTAATAATTTTCATGCTTGTATCAGACttgctgaaaaattaaagaatacATTCAAGGACCAACTTAAAAAACAACCAATCCAAATACAGGAACAAACAAGCGTCTTCATATTGCTGATATGCTAATTTACTGGAGCTAGAAAGAACcgaagaaatatttcttccaatGACATCTGTGGGTAGGATGGAAAAGTACATTGCATTATTTGAACCATTTTTGGTGAGTATTTTGTGTGTCAGGCAGAATTTGCCTTTGCTGTAGTAGAGAGATATAATGCAGGCTAAAATCTCTTAGAAGCTTCCAAAGTTTAATTGCCCGTATCCTTTCATATTTCAAAATCAGCATGCTAAAATATACTGCAGTGTTTTTACTGTGTCATTGACCTGAGGTTTTGAATGCACTGAAAAATTGGATCTGAGCACATGTATCAAAAACTTCTTTAAATTATGCTTGTGCATATAAATGCAGCAGCACCCTTTGGACAATACTGGCACACTCACATGACTCTGAGGGATTGATTGAGTGCTAATAATCTGCTTTTTTGGCTCCTCCTTCAACCCAGCTTCTCACAACCCCTCCTCTGTTTCCACCGACAGCCGTTGAAGCAGTAAATATCATCACTGTGCTTGAGCAACATGGACATGGGATTCAAAGTGCTCTTAGACTGTGCATTTCAGCAGGGAAGTGCCTGTGCTAACTccctctacttttctttttttctcccatagtGGACCTATACAGCCTGCTCATGACTCTGCCTGTCTTCCTGTATCACTACTGGGATTTTATCTCCTTATTATTGATTCCATTGAACACTTTCTTCTGACTTTCAAACGCAGCTGTCAGAGGATAATTCAGCTCTTCAAAATGTTGTGAGGTAGAGATGGCTGTAACCCCATCTGGAGGGTGGGCGTTGGGGAGTAGCTGGGAACAGAGCACAGGACATGGGGGAATTGTGTAAGAGGAAGTCTTAAAattgacatttttaaagagaggtaaaaaaatattttttatcataTGATTCCTCATTATGTTGAAAGGGGAGGCTGGTATCAAATCTTCGAtgatgttttatttctcttaagaGCCGGAGCTCATATTAGAATATCACTGTTATCAGTTTATAGTTTTCTGCAGTCATGCCTGTTTTTCCATGGTGCTGAAAATCTTGCCAGCTActacttttgaaagaaatattagctcagctttggtttttaaaatttaataaacaGTTTAGGCAATGTATATTAAGCAATACTCCTGTTTTCTATGACTAAAGAAATTGAAATATTGACATATTTTCAGGCATAAGAGAGCTAGGATCCTTTGAACAATTTTAATGCtgtatggtttgttttttgttagtAGGAGCCAGAGGCATGTATCCATTTTctaccatagaatcatttagactCACATACATCTTCTCTTGTTTAAAAAAGCACTCATATAACTTGTTTTACTTTCAAGTCAGAGGAGGCTAATGGTACACCACCTCTTCAGTGCCTCAACTGAGTTGCTAAGCTACCATAAGTCTATTGCTTCCAGTCATGTACCCTCATCCCACAAATATGAATGTCTAACATGCCAAAACAATCTTGCCCCAAGAGCGCAGAGCATAAGTAGAAATTTTGAGGTGAGTGGTGGCTGTGGGTAGGAGAGAAGcgtccttttctttcctttgttataACCAATGCTGCATTTTTATGACCACGTCCAGAGAAAAATCAAGCGTGGGGCATTGTTTTGATAGCTTCTGGGTGAAGAGAGACGGTAAATGGAAAGACAAATGGGGATGAGTACAAAGATACTGTGCAGAGAAAGGGAGGAGCCAGAAGAcggatagacagacagacagctggAGCGAACAGGGCAGTATCCTTTGGAGATAGCTGCTCTCTGTTCTTGACAGTCAGTCGTGCTCTAGCTCCACGTAGATCCCTGTGCCATGGACAGTCCCAGCATGGAGGGAGGtgatgaaggaaggaaggaaggaaggaattctgAGTGTCTGCTTCCGTGGGATAACTTGAAGATTACACATTTCTGGCTGCAGGTGTAGAAAAATCCCTTGTCTGTAGAGATGCTGATCTCCCACATCAGCCTTTATGGAAATTTTCTCCCTGCTCTCACATTGTATCTATGTCCTTAAGGGTTAGGTATGCAAGTCCTGTCTGTGGCAGGAGTTAGTGTATACTGTCCCAGAGATCAGTAACGAGATAATAAATCTTTTTGAATCCTGTCTTGCATTATGTCTTGATAGGAAAGTAAATCTCACCCTCTCAGCAGCTAGCTGTTCTTTCATTGCAAGGATGGTGCTGGTGAATGATGTTTCCCAAACGGATAAATGTGGGATTTCCTGTGCAGCAAGTTATTTTGTTTGTCTTGGGTGTTTATGTTTCAGCTTTATTTTGTCTGGGGAAAGGCCCAGAAATGATGGTCTGAGGCTTTTCCTCTGATATAGGTCTTTAGAACCACAGATCTATAGCAAATACAAATGTGAAAGTAAAATCATGCTTCACCCTGGTGCTGGGATGTTGAATACAGATAGTTGTGCTTCCACAGACGTGCTGTATTCCTTTATCTCTTTATAGCAGTTTTAAAACCAGGTAATGCATGGAAGATGAAAAAAGTTTGAGAGGTTGAAGAAAATAGACTCCTGCTTTAGATACAGACCCCTCCATAGCCTTCCTGGTAGTTGACTGAAAATGTTCCTTCAAACAACTTCCTTGCAAACATTAATCTCAGGTGTAGTGACTGACTTTCCTATAGCTTCCATAGGTTTAATATCTACCTGTACTTTAGGCTTTGTTCAGTATATTTGTTTTTCAATCCTCAGTTGCAATGCTtgaagagaaaacagcaaaaccacatttgtCCCTGTCTCTTCACAttaatttgccatttttttcctcctccttctcaagGGCTTTCCCTCGCAGACTGCACACAAGCTGACTTTCAGCTCATGCCAGGTAAGCATAGGAGCATCCCTCCAGATGAACTTTTAGGAGATTTATTGACACCTTTGTGTCATTACCATTGTATGATCCCCATTTCTCACAGGTTGCAACTTTgtcttcttttgctttccttcatcTGTTCCAAatactgacttttctttttctgcccaaCATGTTAATTCTTGATGGCTACAGGGCTTCTGCAATCAACTGTatcatcttttccttcctggaaATAAGATGATGAAGACAGCTATTACCTCGAAAAAACCACTTTCTTTAGGACAATTTATTAAGCCATGTGTGACTTTGGCTCCTTGTTCTGTTTTTGATCCTTAGATGGTCTCCATTTCTTAAAAACTGTAAGAAGTTTAGAGAGTATAATGCAACCTTACAACAACACATCTTGCAAATGGACAACTAAGGCACAGAAAAGTTAGAAATGCAAGGGAGATCTGTGAGAGAGAACCAAGAGGAAATAAGTATTGTCTTGTTTCcttgtcctttttctgttttgccacATATACAAGGCAAAGCAATTTTGTGCCACGGAATAGGCAAGAGTAAATCACAGTAAatcacagtctgaaaaaaaaaagctgtcagttCAGCTGCAGGAATTCTGTAAGATTGCTAGTACAGTTCTGTAACAACTGCTaattaaaaatcagtattaaaatactattctgagaagttaaagaaggaaaataaatctctgGTAGCCCATCGGCTTTCCTGTAGCTACTGGTAGCTCGTGCTGCATCTGAATCTGCTGTGCCGTGTGATGTTTCAGAGAGGCTCAGAATCAGCAGCCCCTCGACTTTCTGCGGCTGCCAAGCCCTATTGGCTGGAAGGCAAAGCAGAGGCGGAGAGTGCCCTGAATATTTTTCTCCTCCACACACCATAAAACAGGCAGCCAGCATGCACTGTCTGACAGCGAGACTGGTGCTTGCAGTTTGAAATTAGTTTCTGCTCCGCAGCAGTCACTTGGGCATTTTATGTTTGCCTCTCTTaatggaaaggaacaaaaaaaccttGCAGTATACCAGTGAACTAAACAGGAACTGACCATAGGGGAGAATCTGATGCAAACTTACAGACCGTTGGGACTCTGTGACATAGATCACCAAGCTAAATGTGATGATCAGAAACTGCATCTGTGAGAGAGTAAACCAGCATTTCTGAGTTTGAACCCTTATTTTGTAACGGCAGTCAAAGTGTTCTGAACTGCTGCCTGCCTCGGCActggcttatttttcttttcttcccaagctgaaaagcaaaagaaggtTTTCAAAGGAATGCAAAAGGAACAAGAGTTTTAAAAGCAGGAAGCTGAAAGGGGGTCTCCATAAGATGAATTTCACCCAGCACCGTGGGACACTCCAGCCACTCCATTTCTGGAACCACAGCTATGGACCACACGGAGGTGCCAGCGAGCCCAATGCAAAGGGCCATTCCTCTGGAGGCTGCTATGAGCAACTCTTTGTATCCCCCGAAGTGTTTGTGACTCTGGGCATCATCAGCTTGCTGGAGAACGTCTTGGTCATTGTGGCGATAGCCAAGAACAAGAACCTCCATTCGCCCATGTACTTCTTCATCTGTAGCTTGGCAGTGGCTGACATGCTAGTGAGTGTATCTAACGGATCAGAAACTATTGTCATCACGCTGCTAAACAATACAGACACAGATGCACAGAGCTTTACCATAAACATTGACAATGTCATTGACTCAGTGATTTGCAGTTCCTTGCTTGCATCAATTTGCAGCCTCCTCTCAATAGCAGTGGACAGGTACTTTACTATCTTTTATGCCCTCCAGTACCATAATATCATGACCGTGAAGCGCGTAGGGGTCATCATCACATGCATCTGGGCTGCTTGCACAGTCTCAGGCATTTTGTTCATCATCTACTCTGACAGCAGTGTTGTCATCATCTGCCTTATTAGCATGTTCTTCACTATGCTCATTCTCATGGCATCCCTCTATGTCCACATGTTCATGATGGCTCGGATGCATATCAAAAAGATTGCTGTTCTTCCAGGGACTGGCCCTATTCGCCAAGGGGCCAACATGAAAGGGGCCATCACTCTCACCATCCTGATTGGAGTTTTTGTTGTGTGCTGGGCTCCATTTTTCCTGCACCTGATTTTCTACATCTCCTGCCCCTACAACCCTTACTGTGTGTGCTTCATGTCCCACTTCAACTTCTACCTCATCCTTATTATGTGCAATTCCATCATTGATCCACTCATCTATGCATTCCGGAGTCAGGAGCTCAGGAAAACATTCAAGGAGATTATATGCTGCTGTAGCCTGAGAGGGCTTTGTGATTTGCCTGGCAAATATTAAACCGAGCGGATATGTTACTGTGTACACAACATGCAGCACAGACTTCCAAGCATTCAGATCCTCTTTCTCAGCATAATTTGGGTTAAATCCTTAAGAGCGAGCATCTCTTTCTGTCTCCCCTCCCTCTCATCCTTGTATCCCGTTCACGTGTAATTCATATTTCTGTGTAACGTTTGTGATATCTACAGTTTGTAATTTATTTGGCTGGAAAACAAAGTAGCACTTCATACCAATTTGTAAGTAAGCAAATAAATGTAATGATGAATGTGAAATACTAACAAACATGAGGAGCTGTATGTTCTAACTGATGACAAAATAAATAACTTGCCTGACTTATTTTTGCCGTTCCTTATTTTGTTGAAGTAATTATAGCTATCCATTACATTATATACAGCTAAAAATAGAGCATATGCTTCTCTATTAATGGACTAGAGGTTCTCTGGAATTAGAAAGCAGATTTTTCATAAAGGTTACTGCAACCAACAAGTCGTGTTTGTTCATTTTGAACTCTTTTCCTCCTACCCCACAAACAGCAATTCTGTCCTTTGTTACAGTTATTGCTTACAAcaacaatatttttcaaatgcctGCTACCCAGACAATCAAATGCTTGGGGTCTGCTGAGTTTTTTCCAAGATGATGATTGCTGTATGCCTGAAAGTACCTTTTTGCAAAGGTGAAATTGCTCCCTGCAGCATCAGTTAGCCCTGGATATATTTGTTAGACTGGCACTCAGGTAGACTAGAAACCTCCATTCAGCCCTGAAGCAGGTACAGTATTGACAGAGCCAGCACCAGTGTAAAGATTCACTGAGAGATTTACCTGATGAATAAGCAGAAGGAACTTCAGTTTGAACACTCAGTCCTTCCTTGTTCTGAGGTGCTGTGGGGAAGAAGGACTCtgtgcttcagaagaaaatacatccTTGTTAGAACAAGCTGCCCTCTCTTCTGAAGTGTGGTGTTAGCAGATGGGATCCACTGCCAGGATCCCAGAGGAGTCAAGGCATGTGCTAATTTGTCTTGAGCACTTCAGGCCATGCTGCGGAGCATACGAGCTGTGCAGGGGCAATGCTATCACATGGAAGGGACGCTGGCCAACGAGTCTGTAAACCCATGCTCTGTATCTGGCAGCCCTCTGTGTTACTGCTGCTTGAAGTCAGTTCACCTTTTCAGGCATCTAATAGATGTGTTGTTAGTTTCATGCTAAAACGCCACGCTCTCTCCCCTCAAATTATAATAGGGACCTCAGGTCCCTGATTTCAGCACTTTTGGAAGTGTTTAAAGTATAACTGTGAGTACACAGGATTCCATGAAGGTGTCCCTTAATCACCTCCACAATATCAGCTTCTATGCAAAGGTATAGAAAACTTAAAATACTTATTCCCAGGAAGTATAAAAACATTGTGGTAACTGGTAGAAGACCTGTTCTGATTTTACAAAGTCAAAATTGAATGTAAAGAATAATTTAGGTTTTAACCCTGGATGCCTGATTTTACCAAGATGAGTAGTAAATTAGTTGGATGAGCAGTCATTAATTTTCTTGGAAACTGCTTGTAACATCAAGCCGCTTGTTCCCTCATTAAAGACAGACATACAATGAAAAGTTGTTTGTGAGAGCCAAATGTTTGCTACCTGGGATTCTTCTCCAGACAGAAGCTGATCTTTCATTTGTCGGTAACTTTTCAGGATATTGTAAAACTGTGAAAACATTTGGCCCTCGGTCACAGGGCATGAAGGACTTAAGGTGGGTCTCAGTATCTTCAACTTCAGTTTGCTGACAGGGAGAGCGAGAAAGTCCCTTGGTAGACCAGCAGCAGAGAAATCAGGTCTCCTACACCCTACTCTTGCACTTGGGCAACCATCCACCACACTGCTTGCAACACACCCCTGTTACCTTCTCTCAGCTTTAGTAAATGATACGGCCGCATCATAACAGTTGCTGTGTGGAAGATGTTGAAATACATCTACATTaactctatttaattttttttttctggaggaaacTATAAACATTTCAATAATGCATCCCTGCCTGGTTCCACTGGGTAGAGAATAAAAAATGCCAGAGAAGGAGGATTAAAgctcaaagggagaaaaaaaaaagaatgtatttaaatTAATAGTCTATCCAAAAATCCAATGGACTTTATTAGATGCCTTTCACTCTCCCACAAGACATGATGATAGCCATGCAAAATGCTCTGGTAATAATGCAAGAAATTGCTGACGCAAGTTTGAACAAAATCTCACTGGATCTTtgatttctctcattttcttcagctATTTTAGTACTGTAAATTATGATATTGGGCTCCAGATATTATCTTTATAGTCCATGGATGCAGAGCGGGTCCAGCAGAAAGTGGCACAAGAGTAAAATACTACCTTAGGTGCTCTGAACATTGCCTTGAAAGTCCCTCTTTCTCCCCTTAGTCTATACAAGGACCAGACACCTAATTTAAACACATCTGAATTGTGAAGAGGCTGTGCTTCTGCAAATTACTTCCTGAGCTCCCAGTTGATTCTTAAAACAGCCTCACTTCTTTTTGCAACCCAAGGGGAAGAGAAATAACCATTAATTTGTATAATGCTAGTGTGAAGGTTTTCATCAATGGTTTTCTTGTAGTTTCCAAAAAGAATGTGTGTATCTCTTTTGTGCTTATTTGGGCTAAGATTAATCAAGACATTAGTGACCCCCTTAAGCTCCAAATCTCATTTAGAAATCCAATTTTTAAAACTAGCTTATACTAGAGATTTAGCAACTCTGAGCCTCTTCGCAGctcttctgttttgattttataaAGCTAAATGCATATACATACTTTTCTTGATGGAGTTTTTAATTAAAGAGGACTTTTTCATTTCATGGTACTGTCTTTTAAAGTGTAATTTATTGAAATTGCTGGCAAACCTCCTACATGGATAATTTTCTTATTCCCAGATACTCCGTTCCTTCTGAGTAACTGAATCAGTTTCTGTTTGCCTATAGCTCTGGCAGCTTTCCAGCAGAGAGACATAGAAATTGGTGTTGTGAAAGATAAATAAGTTCCTCTGGCTTGCTAGAGAGTGGGGACAGTGGAAGATTATTTTCTACATTCAATTTGCTGGAGCTTtgttcttctatttaaaaatcttctaagaaaatgagatttctttctttaagtATCTGGGACCCTAATCACTTTAGCACACAGCATTTTAGTCGTGTTATGTAATGATGGCACATTCCTCTGTGGCAAGGAAATGGTTTTGTCTCCACTTTACAGGTGTAAGGATTTACATTTTCACTTCTGCTGGAGAAAAGGGGCTAATGGATTTCCCCAGTCTCCTAGAAGGCAGTCTTTGCTAGAGCTGGGAAATGATGGTAGTGTCCTCTGCCCTTTCCCAATTACTGGCTTTAATATAACATACAAAACTTTTGAAGCCAATGTCTTTCTTCAAAAGGGACATTTCTTTAGCTTTGAAGTAGTTTTTGAACAAAGCAAAGGACTCCAAAAAGCACTTAGGAGGCTGCAGTTGGTCTCAGTAGAGTGGATTTTGAATGATGATCCAAGATCCCCTTTACAACTGAAACATACCGTCATCtggaagcaaggagaaatgcatCGATGGACTCACATGTTATTGAATGTGCAGCAACAACAATGCCTTCAGTTATGCCTTTAATAGATGTGCAGAGTACACAGTAttgatgtaattttaaaatgaatttgttgttgTTAAACAGATCCTATTTTACAACATGCTCATTGTGGGCTCCTTCATTCTCAAGCTGTATTCTGGTGAAAAAGAACTTTGGTCCTGATGTTATTTATAATATATTCTATTACTTATAGGCTTGAATGACAATTGCAGTCTCAATCCCACTCTAAGGAACTCTCAGAAAATGTA of Rissa tridactyla isolate bRisTri1 chromosome 2, bRisTri1.patW.cur.20221130, whole genome shotgun sequence contains these proteins:
- the MC4R gene encoding melanocortin receptor 4 isoform X1; the encoded protein is MNFTQHRGTLQPLHFWNHSYGPHGGASEPNAKGHSSGGCYEQLFVSPEVFVTLGIISLLENVLVIVAIAKNKNLHSPMYFFICSLAVADMLVSVSNGSETIVITLLNNTDTDAQSFTINIDNVIDSVICSSLLASICSLLSIAVDRYFTIFYALQYHNIMTVKRVGVIITCIWAACTVSGILFIIYSDSSVVIICLISMFFTMLILMASLYVHMFMMARMHIKKIAVLPGTGPIRQGANMKGAITLTILIGVFVVCWAPFFLHLIFYISCPYNPYCVCFMSHFNFYLILIMCNSIIDPLIYAFRSQELRKTFKEIICCCSLRGLCDLPGKY
- the MC4R gene encoding melanocortin receptor 4 isoform X2, with protein sequence MYFFICSLAVADMLVSVSNGSETIVITLLNNTDTDAQSFTINIDNVIDSVICSSLLASICSLLSIAVDRYFTIFYALQYHNIMTVKRVGVIITCIWAACTVSGILFIIYSDSSVVIICLISMFFTMLILMASLYVHMFMMARMHIKKIAVLPGTGPIRQGANMKGAITLTILIGVFVVCWAPFFLHLIFYISCPYNPYCVCFMSHFNFYLILIMCNSIIDPLIYAFRSQELRKTFKEIICCCSLRGLCDLPGKY